A window of Phycobacter azelaicus contains these coding sequences:
- a CDS encoding D-alanine--D-alanine ligase, which produces MGGPSAEREVSLSSGRECAAALRGEGFEVVEVDAGRDLCARLEAIKPDVVFNALHGRWGEDGCVQGILEWMRLPYTHSGVLASAIAMDKERSKAMFRSIGLPVADSGLFASTEVQERHVMAPPYVVKPHNEGSSVGIYLVHEAANRPPQLSDQMPDQVMVEAYVPGRELTVSVMGDKALSVTEILTDGWYDYEAKYTPGGSRHEMPARIPTEVFDQCLDYALRAHQVLGCKGVSRTDFRWDDSKGAAGLILLETNTQPGMTPTSLTPEHASVVGMTFGQMCAWMVEDASCDR; this is translated from the coding sequence ATGGGTGGCCCCTCGGCCGAGCGCGAGGTGTCCCTGTCTTCCGGGCGTGAATGTGCCGCCGCGCTGAGGGGGGAAGGCTTTGAGGTTGTCGAGGTGGATGCGGGGCGCGATCTGTGTGCCCGGCTTGAGGCGATAAAGCCTGACGTTGTCTTCAATGCGCTGCATGGGCGGTGGGGTGAAGATGGCTGCGTTCAGGGCATTTTGGAATGGATGCGCCTGCCTTACACCCATTCCGGCGTTCTTGCTTCGGCCATCGCAATGGACAAGGAACGCAGCAAGGCGATGTTCCGCTCGATCGGGCTGCCAGTTGCTGACAGCGGGTTGTTTGCAAGCACCGAGGTTCAGGAACGTCACGTGATGGCACCGCCCTATGTGGTCAAACCTCATAATGAAGGGTCCAGCGTCGGCATCTACCTGGTGCATGAGGCCGCCAATCGCCCGCCGCAGCTTTCCGATCAGATGCCGGATCAGGTCATGGTCGAGGCCTATGTGCCGGGGCGTGAATTGACGGTGTCAGTCATGGGCGACAAGGCGCTGAGCGTCACCGAAATCCTAACCGATGGCTGGTATGATTATGAAGCCAAATACACGCCGGGCGGCTCCCGTCACGAAATGCCTGCCAGGATCCCGACTGAAGTCTTTGACCAGTGTCTCGATTACGCGCTGCGCGCTCATCAGGTTCTGGGCTGCAAGGGCGTAAGCCGCACAGATTTTCGCTGGGACGACAGCAAGGGGGCGGCTGGCTTGATCCTGCTTGAAACCAACACACAGCCTGGGATGACACCGACGTCGCTCACACCCGAACATGCCTCAGTCGTTGGAATGACATTTGGCCAGATGTGTGCCTGGATGGTGGAGGATGCCTCATGCGATCGCTGA